Proteins from a genomic interval of Shewanella seohaensis:
- a CDS encoding YjaG family protein, which produces MTKKTGFFKRLKALELPQKKLFAIALCQRMLPNYQLFSEVCEFGDPAVLSTVLELLWQSQYDNKLKFNIDVHLQRLEDNTPEPADFDSYGVYPAMDAVVALSTLLGAIQTNLEEDITNISKLSSSTVANYIETISDVDLTDDALDDYVFAHEVMEEERALQNTLLEIIEENPKITAELVKGLRKEIIEAGVSNIGISVA; this is translated from the coding sequence ATGACCAAAAAAACGGGCTTCTTTAAGCGTTTAAAGGCGCTAGAACTACCACAGAAAAAACTCTTTGCCATTGCCCTTTGCCAACGAATGTTACCTAACTATCAATTGTTTTCAGAGGTTTGCGAGTTTGGCGATCCTGCGGTATTAAGCACTGTGCTCGAGCTTCTTTGGCAATCCCAGTACGACAACAAGCTGAAATTCAACATCGATGTGCATTTGCAGCGTTTAGAAGATAACACCCCAGAACCTGCCGACTTTGATAGCTATGGTGTGTACCCGGCGATGGACGCCGTGGTGGCCCTCTCGACATTACTTGGGGCGATTCAAACCAATCTTGAGGAAGATATCACCAATATCAGCAAGTTATCCTCAAGCACTGTGGCGAACTACATTGAAACCATCAGCGATGTGGATTTAACCGATGATGCCTTAGATGACTACGTCTTCGCCCATGAAGTGATGGAAGAAGAGCGCGCGCTGCAAAATACGCTGCTGGAAATCATCGAAGAAAATCCTAAGATCACCGCCGAGTTAGTGAAAGGGTTACGCAAAGAGATTATCGAAGCGGGTGTATCGAATATCGGCATCAGCGTGGCCTAA
- a CDS encoding DUF3319 domain-containing protein produces MKKLVYQGFILTNSEGRTDTWKLTIGQQSRIGSLFELRRLVNYYLELGIVPATRASLQEAKQTQNSMSKNPLKPRKR; encoded by the coding sequence ATGAAAAAACTAGTTTATCAAGGATTTATCTTAACCAATAGCGAAGGCCGCACCGATACCTGGAAACTCACCATAGGTCAGCAAAGCCGTATTGGGTCCTTGTTTGAACTGCGCCGTTTAGTCAATTACTACCTTGAGCTGGGTATCGTGCCCGCCACCCGCGCCAGCCTGCAAGAGGCGAAGCAGACCCAAAACTCCATGAGTAAAAATCCGCTAAAGCCTCGCAAACGCTAA
- the lldR gene encoding LysR family transcriptional regulator LldR: protein MADDIGGELQLIYLFVHLVNAGSFSQAAKELDMPIATVSRKLAKLEEKLDKQLFMRSTRKLRLTEEGLALFQRYQSVIAQFDELSGVGSDKPEGTLRIAAPISIISIIFIRALNEFGRLYPDIRLHISQSNELVDLIDKGIDVAIVGGAQPDSSWVSSTLGELDYRLFATPEYLASAPKLTHPDDLEAHQLIKVWPLFNWHLKHPNGESFYFNGPTKLTLTDLHGAIQATLDHGGILYGPELFVKQQIKEGQLTVLLPEWIGEQRRISILYHQRSQQPQKVRVFIEFMQSKAPELFSMA from the coding sequence ATGGCTGATGATATAGGCGGCGAGCTGCAGTTAATTTATCTGTTTGTGCATTTAGTGAATGCGGGGAGTTTTTCCCAAGCGGCTAAAGAGCTCGATATGCCCATCGCCACCGTGAGCCGCAAGCTGGCCAAACTTGAGGAGAAGCTCGATAAGCAATTGTTTATGCGTAGCACCCGTAAGCTGCGGTTAACCGAAGAAGGCCTAGCGTTATTCCAACGTTATCAGAGCGTCATTGCCCAATTTGATGAACTCAGCGGTGTCGGCAGTGATAAGCCCGAAGGGACATTGCGGATTGCGGCGCCGATTTCGATTATTTCTATCATCTTTATCCGCGCATTGAACGAGTTTGGGCGTTTATATCCCGATATCCGCTTACATATTTCCCAAAGCAATGAGTTAGTCGATTTAATTGATAAAGGGATCGATGTGGCGATTGTGGGCGGTGCTCAGCCCGATTCCTCTTGGGTGTCGAGCACCTTAGGCGAACTCGATTATCGCCTGTTTGCGACGCCGGAATATTTAGCCTCGGCACCAAAGTTAACCCATCCCGATGATCTTGAAGCCCACCAGTTAATTAAAGTATGGCCACTGTTTAATTGGCACTTAAAGCACCCTAATGGCGAGTCATTTTATTTTAATGGCCCAACAAAGCTCACGCTTACGGATCTACACGGGGCGATTCAGGCGACACTCGACCACGGCGGCATACTTTATGGCCCTGAATTATTTGTAAAGCAGCAAATTAAAGAGGGGCAGTTAACAGTACTCTTGCCCGAATGGATTGGTGAGCAGCGCAGAATATCGATTCTGTATCACCAGCGGAGTCAGCAGCCGCAGAAGGTGAGGGTGTTTATCGAGTTTATGCAGTCTAAGGCGCCCGAGCTGTTTTCGATGGCGTAA
- a CDS encoding AEC family transporter, protein MTILTPLFAVFGIMLLGTLVQKLRFLPVETDQVLNQYVYYIAFPAILLIALAQQPIEEILQWGFIAGYSAAMLVIYLVCIGISLLVNPKQPAIAAVRALNATFGNTAFIGIPLLVILFPQQQSALVAAAIASLLSVLMFAVALVSLELATNKQRQHHAAVIMLLAVVKNPIVIGCFIGVAISALGITLPAGLAMMIQQIGNTSSPCALFAVGMVLAKAMRYQKDSKVFSLTNFIELSLINLFKLILQPALVYFMLKGVGVTGDYLVMGVILSALPTAASVYLLAQRYNTQASTSAQGILFGTIVTFFSLPILEQLVKTYS, encoded by the coding sequence ATGACCATTTTAACCCCTCTGTTTGCCGTCTTCGGGATCATGCTACTGGGCACACTAGTGCAAAAGCTGCGCTTTCTTCCAGTAGAAACAGACCAAGTTCTCAATCAATATGTTTATTATATTGCGTTTCCGGCCATCCTCTTGATAGCACTGGCGCAACAGCCCATTGAAGAGATCCTGCAGTGGGGATTTATCGCCGGGTACAGCGCAGCCATGTTGGTGATTTACCTCGTTTGTATCGGCATCTCCCTGCTGGTGAATCCTAAACAGCCTGCGATTGCCGCCGTGCGCGCCTTAAATGCCACTTTTGGTAATACCGCATTTATCGGTATTCCACTCCTTGTCATCTTATTCCCCCAGCAACAAAGCGCCTTAGTTGCCGCTGCGATTGCCAGTTTATTGTCCGTACTCATGTTTGCCGTGGCCTTGGTCTCATTAGAACTCGCCACCAATAAACAGCGACAACATCACGCCGCAGTGATCATGCTGCTGGCCGTGGTGAAAAACCCGATTGTGATAGGTTGTTTTATTGGCGTGGCCATTTCGGCATTAGGGATAACCTTACCAGCAGGCTTGGCAATGATGATCCAGCAGATAGGCAATACCTCCAGCCCCTGCGCCCTCTTTGCCGTCGGCATGGTACTGGCGAAAGCCATGCGCTATCAAAAAGATAGCAAGGTATTTAGCCTGACAAACTTCATCGAACTGAGTCTTATCAACCTGTTTAAACTTATTCTGCAACCCGCCTTGGTTTACTTCATGCTAAAAGGCGTAGGTGTCACGGGCGACTACCTCGTTATGGGTGTCATTCTTAGTGCCTTGCCCACGGCGGCAAGCGTCTATCTGTTGGCGCAGCGCTATAACACTCAGGCCTCCACCAGTGCTCAAGGGATACTCTTTGGCACTATAGTGACCTTTTTCAGCTTGCCCATTTTGGAACAGCTCGTTAAAACCTATTCATAA
- the recN gene encoding DNA repair protein RecN — MLCQLSINNFAIVRFLELDFRPGMTSITGETGAGKSIAIDALGLCLGNRADASSIRPGANKTEVSARFSLEDVPLAKRWLEDNDLELDDECILRRTIGSDGRSRAYINGNPVPLTQLKLLGQLLVGIHGQHAHHAMLKSEHQLTLLDSYANHRLLIDTVAASYQRCKQIEAELKQLEASQQERIARKQLVQYQVEELDEFDLKVGEFEEIEQEHKRLANGTELVDSCQASLFLLTDGEESNIESLLNKAVGLAENLQSYDPALTNVSTMLNEALIQVQESAGELQHYLSKLELDPAHFAYLEERLSKAMQLARKHHVSPDKLAEHHLALRAELTTLDDDENKLEDIQRQVEASKVAYLANAQKLSQSRARYAKELDKLVTQSIHELNMPKGKFTIEVNFNPEIMSMNGSDNIEFMVTTNPGQPLQPISRVASGGELSRIGLGIQVITAKKVATPTLIFDEVDVGISGPTAAVVGRMLRSLGESTQVLCVTHLPQVAGNGHQHMFVNKFNKAGSTETTMTPLDRDQRIQELARLLGGDTITTNTLANARELLQ, encoded by the coding sequence ATGCTTTGCCAACTCAGCATCAACAATTTCGCTATCGTACGTTTCCTTGAACTGGACTTTCGCCCCGGTATGACCAGCATTACCGGTGAGACTGGCGCGGGAAAATCCATCGCCATTGACGCGCTAGGCTTATGCCTAGGTAACCGTGCCGATGCCAGCAGTATTCGCCCTGGCGCGAACAAAACCGAAGTCAGTGCCCGATTTTCGCTCGAGGATGTGCCTCTGGCAAAACGCTGGCTCGAAGATAACGATCTCGAACTCGATGATGAGTGCATTCTGCGTCGAACCATTGGCAGTGACGGCCGCTCACGCGCCTATATCAATGGCAATCCCGTCCCTTTGACTCAGTTAAAATTACTGGGGCAATTACTTGTGGGGATCCATGGCCAGCACGCCCACCATGCCATGTTAAAGAGTGAGCATCAGCTCACCTTGCTCGATAGCTACGCCAATCACAGACTACTGATAGACACTGTCGCGGCAAGCTATCAGCGCTGTAAACAAATTGAAGCCGAACTCAAACAATTAGAAGCCTCCCAGCAGGAACGTATTGCCCGTAAACAGCTGGTGCAATATCAAGTTGAAGAGTTAGATGAGTTTGATCTCAAGGTTGGTGAATTTGAAGAGATTGAACAGGAACATAAACGCCTGGCTAATGGCACCGAGTTGGTAGATAGCTGCCAAGCCAGCCTGTTTTTACTCACGGATGGTGAAGAGAGCAATATCGAGTCATTGCTGAACAAAGCCGTCGGCCTTGCCGAAAATCTGCAAAGTTATGACCCAGCACTAACCAATGTCAGCACTATGCTGAACGAGGCGCTTATTCAAGTGCAAGAGAGCGCCGGCGAATTGCAGCACTACCTGAGTAAACTTGAGCTCGATCCCGCACATTTTGCCTATTTAGAGGAAAGGCTCTCTAAAGCCATGCAACTGGCCCGTAAGCACCATGTCAGCCCTGACAAATTAGCCGAACATCATCTCGCCCTCAGAGCCGAACTCACGACCCTAGATGATGATGAAAATAAGCTAGAAGATATCCAACGCCAAGTGGAGGCCAGTAAAGTAGCCTACCTCGCTAACGCGCAAAAGCTAAGTCAAAGCCGCGCCCGTTATGCGAAAGAGCTGGACAAGCTGGTGACTCAATCCATCCATGAGCTCAACATGCCCAAGGGTAAGTTCACCATTGAAGTGAATTTCAATCCAGAAATCATGTCGATGAACGGCAGCGATAATATAGAGTTTATGGTCACCACCAACCCAGGCCAACCATTACAACCTATATCAAGGGTTGCCTCAGGCGGCGAATTGTCACGTATTGGCTTAGGTATCCAAGTCATTACCGCGAAAAAGGTTGCTACCCCTACCCTGATTTTCGACGAGGTGGATGTTGGGATCTCAGGCCCCACAGCAGCCGTCGTTGGACGCATGCTGCGTAGCCTTGGCGAATCGACCCAAGTACTGTGTGTGACCCACTTGCCGCAAGTTGCCGGTAATGGCCATCAACATATGTTTGTGAATAAATTCAACAAGGCCGGAAGCACTGAAACCACTATGACACCTTTAGATAGGGATCAACGTATCCAAGAGCTCGCCAGATTACTCGGTGGCGACACTATTACCACCAACACCTTAGCCAATGCGCGGGAGTTATTGCAGTAG
- a CDS encoding universal stress protein, protein MPFQHILAAVDDSVPPNAVLKKSVVLARKCHASLTVLKVKRTHNFNLNLLFHRDKSKQMPDERRKPILAYPDKQYPIHIKECLSHSIHNAIVNECNQFDYDLIIVSHKFYPPFFNEFLIADEWQLLRLPHIPVMFVDLEDWHENGHVLTALELDNENMTHLEFNETLIEESKRIASLLSNDLHLINSYLPDPFYMSFNHQQQESVSEREKYKAKLSTVARQHNLNTRNLHVEEGLPEDTISNEARRLNVNMLVMGSAERKGMLSAFKGNAARNIINKLRTDLFIVKPRHPH, encoded by the coding sequence ATGCCTTTCCAGCACATTCTCGCAGCAGTAGATGATTCAGTTCCGCCCAATGCCGTACTCAAAAAGTCCGTTGTCTTGGCTAGAAAATGCCATGCGTCCTTAACCGTTCTCAAGGTAAAACGTACCCACAATTTTAATCTCAACCTTTTATTTCATAGAGATAAATCTAAGCAGATGCCAGATGAAAGACGAAAGCCCATCTTGGCTTATCCAGATAAACAATATCCAATCCACATAAAAGAATGCCTATCCCACTCAATACACAATGCTATCGTCAACGAATGTAATCAGTTTGACTATGATCTCATCATCGTCAGTCACAAATTCTATCCACCTTTCTTCAATGAATTTTTAATTGCAGATGAATGGCAATTGCTACGATTACCCCATATTCCAGTGATGTTTGTGGATCTTGAGGATTGGCATGAGAACGGCCATGTTCTCACCGCATTGGAACTCGATAATGAAAATATGACTCACCTCGAGTTTAATGAAACCCTAATAGAAGAAAGTAAGCGGATAGCGAGCTTGCTCTCAAACGATTTGCATTTAATTAATAGCTACTTACCCGATCCCTTTTACATGAGCTTTAATCATCAGCAGCAAGAATCCGTTTCAGAGCGGGAAAAATATAAAGCGAAGCTCAGCACTGTGGCACGGCAGCACAATCTCAATACCCGCAACCTACACGTAGAAGAAGGCTTGCCCGAAGATACGATTTCCAATGAGGCCCGTAGGCTCAACGTCAATATGCTGGTGATGGGCAGCGCCGAACGCAAAGGCATGTTGAGCGCATTCAAAGGTAATGCGGCGCGAAATATTATTAACAAGCTACGAACCGATCTCTTTATTGTCAAACCGCGGCATCCGCACTAA
- a CDS encoding phosphatidylglycerophosphatase A family protein: MKLLSQDQALSRLSLKNPVHFLALGFGSGLAAKAPGTFGTLAAVPLYLLLAQLPLSWYLAVTLVCVLAGIYICDKAARDMGVHDHGAIVWDEVAGLLITMIAAPAGVLWLVVGFVLFRLFDIIKPWPIRWLDAKVEGGFGIMIDDVLAGIFALIGVQALAAFIH; encoded by the coding sequence ATGAAGTTGTTATCCCAAGATCAGGCGCTGTCGCGCCTGTCTCTTAAAAATCCAGTCCATTTTTTAGCATTAGGCTTTGGCAGTGGTTTAGCGGCTAAGGCGCCCGGCACCTTTGGCACCTTGGCGGCCGTGCCGCTCTATTTGTTATTGGCCCAATTGCCCTTGAGTTGGTACTTAGCTGTAACCTTAGTATGCGTACTCGCGGGGATTTATATCTGCGATAAAGCTGCTAGGGATATGGGTGTACATGATCATGGTGCAATCGTTTGGGATGAAGTGGCAGGCCTATTAATCACAATGATTGCCGCGCCTGCCGGAGTGCTCTGGTTAGTCGTTGGTTTTGTGCTGTTTCGTCTCTTTGACATTATCAAGCCTTGGCCAATCCGTTGGCTCGATGCCAAGGTCGAAGGTGGCTTTGGGATTATGATCGACGATGTATTAGCAGGCATTTTCGCGCTTATTGGTGTGCAGGCTCTCGCAGCTTTTATCCATTAA
- the nusB gene encoding transcription antitermination factor NusB codes for MKPSERRKARRLAVQAIYSWQLSGNNIADVEHEFLTEQSLDGVDVAYFRELFAGVATKKTQLDELFIPHLDRPIDEVSPVEKAIVRLAAYELTFRKDVPFKVAINEAIELAKAFGADESHKFVNGLLDKLVARK; via the coding sequence ATGAAGCCTTCTGAGCGCCGCAAGGCCCGCCGTTTAGCCGTACAAGCCATCTATTCATGGCAACTAAGCGGGAATAATATTGCCGATGTCGAGCATGAGTTTTTAACTGAACAGAGTCTCGATGGTGTAGACGTAGCTTATTTTCGTGAGCTATTTGCAGGCGTAGCAACTAAGAAAACCCAACTGGATGAGTTGTTCATTCCACACTTGGACCGCCCCATTGATGAGGTGTCGCCAGTGGAGAAGGCCATAGTTCGCTTAGCGGCCTATGAGCTGACTTTCCGTAAAGATGTGCCGTTCAAAGTCGCGATTAACGAGGCGATTGAACTGGCTAAAGCTTTCGGTGCGGATGAAAGCCATAAGTTTGTTAATGGATTACTCGACAAACTGGTTGCACGTAAGTAA
- the ribH gene encoding 6,7-dimethyl-8-ribityllumazine synthase gives MNVVQGNIEAKNAKVAIVISRFNSFLVESLLEGALDTLKRFGQVSDENITVVRVPGAVELPLAARRVAASGKFDGIIALGAVIRGGTPHFDFVAGECNKGLAQIALEFDLPVAFGVLTTDTIEQAIERSGTKAGNKGGEAALSLLEMVNVLQQLEQQL, from the coding sequence ATGAACGTAGTTCAAGGTAATATCGAAGCGAAGAATGCCAAAGTTGCGATTGTAATTTCGCGTTTTAACAGCTTTTTAGTTGAGAGCCTGCTTGAAGGTGCACTTGACACGCTGAAACGTTTTGGCCAAGTCAGTGACGAAAACATCACTGTCGTCCGTGTACCTGGTGCGGTTGAGTTACCGCTGGCTGCACGTCGTGTTGCCGCAAGTGGTAAGTTTGACGGTATCATCGCACTCGGTGCAGTGATCCGTGGTGGTACCCCTCATTTCGATTTTGTTGCAGGTGAATGTAACAAAGGTCTAGCTCAAATCGCATTAGAGTTCGATCTGCCCGTTGCTTTCGGTGTATTGACTACAGATACCATTGAACAAGCCATTGAGCGTTCAGGTACTAAAGCGGGTAACAAGGGCGGCGAAGCTGCACTTAGCTTGCTAGAAATGGTCAACGTTCTGCAGCAGCTAGAACAACAGTTGTAA
- the ribBA gene encoding bifunctional 3,4-dihydroxy-2-butanone-4-phosphate synthase/GTP cyclohydrolase II: MALHSIEEIIEDIRQGKMVILMDDEDRENEGDLIMAAELVTPEAINFMAKYGRGLICQTMTKARCQQLNLPLMVTNNNAQFSTNFTVSIEAAEGVTTGISAHDRAVTVKAAVAKDAKASDLVQPGHIFPLMAQDGGVLTRAGHTEAGCDLARLAGLEPSGVIVEILNEDGTMARRPDLEIFSELHGIKIGTIAALIEYRNTKETTVVREAKCKLPTRFGEFDMVTFRDTIDNQLHFALVKGEVKPDCLVRVHLQNTFNDLLHSERDQQRSWPLEKAMERISAEGGVLVLLGNQEHPCEILSKVKAFEAEDQGQAPASAKWQGTSRRVGVGSQILASLGVTKMRLLSSPKRYHSLSGFGLEVTEYVAE; this comes from the coding sequence ATGGCGCTGCACAGTATAGAAGAGATCATCGAGGATATTCGTCAAGGCAAAATGGTTATTTTGATGGATGACGAAGACAGAGAAAACGAAGGCGACCTGATTATGGCGGCCGAGCTGGTCACGCCTGAAGCGATTAACTTTATGGCGAAATACGGTCGTGGACTCATCTGTCAAACGATGACTAAAGCCCGTTGCCAGCAGTTAAACCTGCCCTTGATGGTGACTAATAACAATGCGCAGTTCTCGACTAACTTTACGGTATCGATTGAAGCGGCAGAAGGCGTAACCACAGGGATTTCGGCCCACGATCGCGCCGTAACGGTAAAAGCTGCCGTGGCTAAAGATGCCAAGGCGTCGGATTTAGTGCAGCCGGGTCATATCTTCCCATTAATGGCGCAGGACGGCGGCGTGTTAACCCGCGCAGGTCACACGGAAGCGGGTTGTGATTTAGCCCGTTTAGCAGGGCTTGAGCCATCGGGAGTGATAGTTGAGATCCTCAATGAAGACGGCACTATGGCCCGTCGTCCTGATTTAGAGATTTTCTCTGAATTACATGGGATTAAAATCGGCACTATTGCGGCGCTCATCGAATACCGCAACACCAAAGAAACCACAGTCGTGCGCGAAGCCAAATGTAAACTGCCGACCCGCTTTGGCGAGTTCGACATGGTGACCTTTAGGGACACTATCGACAATCAACTACACTTTGCCTTAGTGAAGGGCGAGGTGAAGCCAGATTGTTTAGTGCGCGTACACTTACAAAATACCTTCAACGATTTACTCCACTCAGAGCGCGATCAGCAGCGCAGCTGGCCGCTTGAAAAAGCCATGGAGCGTATTTCTGCCGAAGGTGGTGTGTTGGTGTTGCTGGGCAATCAAGAGCATCCTTGTGAAATCCTCTCTAAAGTCAAAGCCTTTGAGGCGGAAGATCAAGGTCAAGCGCCAGCCTCTGCAAAATGGCAAGGCACTTCACGCCGCGTGGGTGTGGGCTCGCAAATCCTTGCCAGCCTTGGGGTGACCAAAATGCGCCTCTTGAGCTCACCTAAGCGTTATCACTCGCTCTCGGGCTTTGGTCTTGAAGTGACTGAATATGTGGCGGAGTAA